One window of the Deltaproteobacteria bacterium genome contains the following:
- the sctV gene encoding type III secretion system export apparatus subunit SctV: protein MKIKFGNINELVGRYSDMIIAALVVCVLAMIIIPIPPWLIDICLTISLSLGVIILLVSLYISDALKLASFPTILLISTLYRLALNISSTRLILSEGYAGEVINAFGNFVARGNFIVGGVLFLIITIVNFIVVAKGAERVSEVAARFTLDAMPGKQMSIDADLRAGTVTMEQAQERRRTLQREAQMYGAMDGAMKFVKGDAIAGIIITVINIIGGLIIGVVQRDMTFSESGRLYSILTIGDGLVAMLPAFIVSMSAGIVVTRVSSDTKEANLGRDIITQVTAYPRVFALASFLLLGLAIVPGLPKMPFIVLGALMGGYAFYSARKREKKVEQIVQQPKEEKVKKALEKHGDQLPFIMPSPISLEVGSSIIPFVDDSKDGGRFINELIPLLRHGLYYELGVNFPGIQVRGQTVDMEAEAYVININEVPVARGKIMQGCILVGEPMEQLQLFNITGKETIHPIDGSVVTWVSEKFREVAVQAGFRMWDVAEYLILHLSHVLRKHAHEFLGLQEIQNLLNELEKSHPALVKELVPKVITVLQLSEIFQRLVQEEVAIRDLKSIFSTLAQWAEIERNTLMLTEHIRAGLKRYITHKYAGHGNSLAVYLLDPQIEDMVREAIRTTEKGNYLALEPDVTQSLIEAVGKEIASHPFPPGARPPVILTTAEIRRYFRKIIELEFPQLSVLSYQELSENLRIQPIARVAMPQLSAGKAA, encoded by the coding sequence ATGAAAATCAAATTCGGCAACATCAACGAACTCGTCGGCCGATACAGCGACATGATCATCGCCGCCCTTGTGGTGTGCGTGTTGGCGATGATTATCATCCCCATTCCTCCGTGGCTCATCGACATCTGCCTCACCATCAGTTTGAGCCTTGGGGTGATTATTCTCCTGGTTTCGCTTTATATCTCGGACGCACTGAAACTTGCTTCATTTCCGACAATTCTCCTTATTTCCACCCTCTACCGGTTGGCGTTGAACATTTCCTCCACCCGTCTGATCCTTTCCGAGGGATACGCCGGCGAGGTGATCAACGCCTTCGGCAACTTTGTGGCGCGGGGGAACTTTATCGTCGGCGGCGTGTTGTTTCTCATCATCACCATCGTCAACTTTATCGTCGTGGCCAAAGGGGCCGAGCGGGTCTCCGAAGTGGCCGCCCGGTTTACATTGGACGCGATGCCCGGAAAACAGATGAGTATCGACGCCGATCTGCGGGCCGGCACCGTCACCATGGAGCAGGCGCAGGAACGCAGACGGACTCTCCAGCGCGAAGCGCAGATGTACGGGGCGATGGACGGCGCCATGAAATTCGTGAAGGGGGACGCCATCGCCGGCATTATCATCACGGTTATCAACATCATCGGCGGATTGATCATTGGCGTGGTTCAGCGCGATATGACCTTCTCCGAGTCGGGAAGGCTTTATTCCATTCTCACCATCGGCGACGGGCTGGTCGCCATGCTCCCCGCATTTATCGTTTCGATGTCGGCGGGCATTGTGGTGACGCGCGTCTCCTCCGACACCAAAGAGGCCAATCTCGGACGCGACATCATCACGCAGGTGACCGCCTACCCGCGTGTTTTCGCGCTTGCCTCGTTTCTTCTTTTGGGCCTGGCCATTGTTCCCGGTCTTCCCAAGATGCCCTTCATCGTTCTTGGCGCCCTGATGGGGGGGTATGCCTTCTACAGCGCCCGCAAGCGGGAAAAAAAGGTGGAACAGATCGTCCAGCAACCCAAGGAGGAAAAGGTCAAAAAGGCGCTGGAAAAGCATGGCGACCAGCTCCCGTTCATCATGCCCTCCCCCATTTCGCTGGAGGTGGGGAGTTCGATCATTCCCTTCGTGGATGACTCGAAAGACGGCGGCCGGTTCATCAATGAGCTCATTCCGCTTTTGCGCCACGGCCTCTACTACGAGCTTGGCGTGAACTTTCCCGGCATTCAGGTGCGGGGCCAGACGGTGGACATGGAGGCGGAGGCGTATGTCATCAATATTAATGAAGTGCCGGTGGCGCGAGGGAAGATCATGCAGGGGTGCATTCTGGTCGGCGAGCCGATGGAGCAGTTGCAACTCTTCAACATCACCGGAAAGGAGACGATCCACCCGATTGACGGTTCGGTGGTCACCTGGGTCTCGGAAAAATTCAGGGAGGTGGCGGTGCAGGCCGGTTTCAGGATGTGGGATGTGGCGGAATATCTGATTTTGCATCTCTCGCATGTGCTTCGCAAGCATGCCCACGAATTTTTGGGCCTGCAGGAGATCCAGAATCTGTTAAACGAGTTGGAAAAATCGCATCCGGCGCTCGTCAAGGAACTGGTTCCCAAGGTGATTACGGTTCTTCAGCTCTCCGAAATTTTTCAGCGTCTGGTTCAGGAGGAGGTGGCCATCCGCGACTTAAAGAGCATTTTTTCCACGCTGGCGCAGTGGGCCGAGATCGAGCGGAATACCCTCATGTTGACCGAACACATCCGCGCCGGCCTCAAGCGCTACATCACGCACAAATACGCCGGGCATGGAAACAGCCTCGCCGTTTATCTGCTCGACCCGCAGATTGAAGACATGGTGCGGGAGGCCATAAGGACGACCGAAAAGGGGAATTATCTGGCGTTGGAGCCGGACGTGACCCAGTCGCTCATTGAAGCGGTCGGGAAAGAAATTGCCTCGCATCCCTTTCCGCCCGGGGCGCGGCCGCCGGTGATTCTCACCACGGCCGAAATCCGGCGTTATTTCCGAAAGATCATCGAACTCGAATTTCCCCAGCTATCCGTTCTTTCGTATCAGGAGCTCTCCGAAAATTTGCGCATCCAGCCGATCGCCCGCGTGGCCATGCCCCAGCTTTCCGCCGGAAAGGCGGCGTAA